From Camelina sativa cultivar DH55 chromosome 5, Cs, whole genome shotgun sequence:
CGGAAAGTTTAATTAATCTCAAATGTTTTATGCTTCCATGTTTTTTgaacttttgttttggtatgaGACCATCCTTTTTCATATACAAACCTAAAATGCCATTTCCTAAATGATATTTACattctttataataaaacagtGCGACAAAAAACCATAAGGACTAAGGAGAGCCACCGACGGTGAAATGACAATTGCATGAAAATAGAGTAAGGAGTACGGTGGAACGAACGCAACAATTTATTGCTCTTATTAAAATCATGTTGACTAGTATTTTGCATACTCGGACTTCGCTTCTGTATTTAATTCTTGTGACAACTATAATACTGTTTcattttgagattttatttttcccaCCACAAATGTTActacttttactttttgttcaagaatataattttactcttacgcaaaatattttaataagttaACTCTTATATCATTCGAATACTTCATATGAAAAAGTTAATAGTATTTTTTCCTGTTATATGCTTTTGtcaataaaattaatcaaaaactgGACTAGTTCTGCGATGTACGCGAAGATAGTAAATTAgaaagttttatgttttctatcgATGGCTTGCAATCTTTGAACAACTTATACTATTAAAACGTTAATTAGCACCAACAAAGTTTTATTTCCGTCAAATTTTCCTAACTTATTAACTGACTAGAATTCCCATAAATTATCATATACCAAAAAGTTATACTATTAAATTGAATTGCATGGAGATAAGATTTTAGATACACGTTCATTTAACGCCAAGCCAACTACCATGCTCGTTTTTTGGGACCCATTCAGTAATGAAGCAATTGTAAAACTTGTGACTGTCCTTGTATCgttaaaatatctctttttttacttatatatacacacacatctTCTACATAATGTATTCCTCAAGTGATTTGTGCCTTCTCCAATGGCTTGGCAGTTAAATTTCTTATCTTTGTTCCTTTTCTCGGCAGCGCTCTCATCTTGCCTCGTGGTATATGCTTCACACGCACACGTCGAAGGAAAAGTCTCTTGTTTCGACTGTCCCAGCGATTATGATTACTCAGGTAATTTCAATACAGTACCAACTCTCTTATGGCTAAAACATCGTTTTAATAGTATACACTTATCTATACTCAAAACAACTCTTGACTAGACTTTATATCTTCGTTGTAGGGATTACGGTCAGGGTTAGCTGTAGCCACAGAAACACACGTTTTACCGTCACAACTGACAAGAAAGGCGAGTTCATGTCAGAACTTCCCTCTAGGGTAAAATCGAACTGTGAAGCGGAACTCCAAGGAAGCTTCAAGCAACTCTATGCTTCCAAAAATAATGTTAAGTCGAAGATTGTTAAGCTCGGGGGTGACAAATATGGTCTCTCTNNNNNNNNNNNNNNNNNNNNNNNNNNNNNNNNNNNNNNNNNNNNNNNNNNNNNNNNNNNNNNNNNNNNNNNNNNNNNNNNNNNNNNNNNNNNNNNNNNNNNNNNNNNNNNNNNNNNNNNNNNNNNNNNNNNNNNNNNNNNNNNNNNNNNNNNNNNNNNNNNNNNNNNNNNNNNNNNNNNNNNNNNNNNNNNNNNNNNNNNNNNNNNNNNNNNNNNNNNNNNNNNNNNNNNNNNNNNNNNNNNNNNNNNNNNNNNNNNNNNNNNNNNNNNNNNNNNNNNNNNNNNNNNNNNNNNNNNNNNNNNNNNNNNNNNNNNNNNNNNNNNNNNNNNNNNNNNNNNNNNNNNNNNNNNNNNNNNNNNNNNNNNNNNNNNNNNNNNNNNNNNNNNNNNNNNNNNNNNNNNNNNNNNNNNNNNNNNNNNNNNNNNNNNNNNNNNNNNNNNNNNNNNNNNNNNNNNNNNNNNNNNNNNNNNNNNNCAGCGCTCTCATCTTGCCTCGTGGTATATGCTTCACACGCACACGTCGAAGGAAAAGTCTCTTGTTTCGACTGTCCCAGCGATTATGATTACTCAGGTAATTTCAATACAGTACCAACTCTCTTATGGCTAAAACATCGTTTTAATAGTATACACTTATCTATACTCAAAACAACTCTTGACTAGACTTTATATCTTCGTTGTAGGGATTACGGTCAGGGTTAGCTGTAGCCACAGAAACACACGTTTTACCGTCACAACTGACAAGAAAGGCGAGTTCATGTCGGAACTTCCCTCTAGGGTAAAATCGAACTGTGAAGCGGAACTCCAAGGAAGCTTCAAGCAACTCTATGCTTCCAAAAATAATGTTAAGTCGAAGATTGTTAAGCTCGGGGGTGACAAATATGGTCTCTCTTCAAAGCTGATCTTCTTGAAGTCATGCCCAAGAAACCTCGGCTCTTTTGGTTCATCCAAGACCGTTGATATTCCTGTTCCTCCCGAGTGGGGGTTGGCTCCTACCAGTTATTACGTTCCTTTTTTCCCCATCATCGGTATCCCATAAGAACCCACCGTTTATAATCTTTATATTGTGTCTTTCATgtaatatgtaatataatatatgtgtgTAGAGCCATCTAACTATATAAGTTGTTCTTTTCAAGTCCATGCTTGAACTGAAGTTTGTGTGTTATCTTAGTGACTGAAGATGGTTTATGTTGTCCTTTATGAAGCATAATTTAATGTCAAATTATTTAGGATTTgtgtttactttttattttttaaaagtctaATAAGAAGATGAGACCAAATTTACTAAGGAGTTATAGACAAAGACGACAATACCCCTTCTCGTTGCAACATTGATCCTACAGACAACCACCATGACTCTCATGTGTTCATTTAACACCAAAATACGCAAAATCGTCTGGCGCTATCCGAAGCTGCTCAGTGCTTAGAGTATATCAACATGAATTCCAACAAATCTCCTTGAATTTTTTCTTGGAATTTGGTCGAAAATTGCccaaaaaagttttagttactaACTCACAAGATATACCTCCttgcaaatattaaatagtattatatatatatatagatatatatatatatatatatatatattaatataagtGGTTCGCTTCATTTGGTGTCCATTCTGTAATTCCATCCTCAAGATGACTTAAAGTTTGGGTCAGAAATGTTTCGTATTTCTTCAgataataatacaaattaaacaaggAACATGTTCTCTTTATCATACAATTTGCTACTAAACCATACGAATATGCTATTCATTATAATTTCAGAGAGGGGTGGAGTAGTGTTTGGTAGATACTGAGtctgatttatgattttttttactgttaaattaaatatatatatatatatatatatatatatatatatatatatattagagcaGTTAAGTATAGAGCTGCCAAAATTGTTCTATGGAATTCAAGTTTGaactttaatttataaaaaatcaacaTAGTTTATTTGAGGTTGATTATCTTAACACAAAACTTACTTTCgttgttaaaaattttagaaaatgcGAACATAGATAACACTTCAACTCAAAGTATGGCATACCATTCTAAGATATCAAGACGGATCTCGattgtaacatttttataaacaaCCAACTATAAAACTTTCTTTATTTTACCACATAATATGCAGTACCATATGTAGCTTTAACTTACACATCCTCTGTGATAGAAAGCCTTTTTGGCCATAATTTAGGAAATATCTATATATTGTAACTTGTTTCTCTAATTGCTTACATCTACAGGATGCAATACATATGCATATGGAGGCGGAGTACCGTATCCACCTTGTGGAGGCGATGGAGTAGTAGGTGTTGGAGGCAATTGTATTGGTGGTGGTTTTATGGGAGGGCTGTATGTTGGTGTTGGAGGCACTTGTACTGGTGGTGGTTGTACAGGAGGGCTGTAAGTTGGGGTTGGAGGCACTTGTACTGGTGGTGGTTTAACAGGAGGGCTATAAGTTGGGGTTGGAGGCACTTGTACTGGTGGTGGTTTTATAGGAGGACTATAGGTTGGAGTTGGAGGCTTTTGGACTGGTGGTGGCTTGATAGGTGGACTATAAGTTGGTGTCGGAGGCTGATGCACTGGTGGTGGCTTGATAGGTGGACTATATGTTGGCGTCGGAGACTGATGCACTGGTGGTGGCTTGATAGGTGGACTATATGTTGGCGTTGGAGGCTGATGCACTGGTGGTGGCTTTATAGGTGGACTATATGTTGGCGTCGGAGGTTGATGCACTGGTGGTGGCTTGATTGGTGGACTATAAGTTGGCGTCGGAGGTTTCACTGGTGGTGGTTTAATAGGTGGACTATAAGTTGGTGTTGGCGGTTTTTGTATTGGTGGTGGCTTGACTGGTGGACTATATGTTGGTGTCGGAGGTTTCTGCA
This genomic window contains:
- the LOC104789279 gene encoding uncharacterized protein LOC104789279; this translates as MAWQLNFLSLFLFSAALSSCLVVYASHAHVEGKVSCFDCPSDYDYSGITVRVSCSHRNTRFTVTTDKKGEFMSELPSRVKSNCEAELQGSFKQLYASKNNVKSKIVKLGGDKYGLSSKLIFLKSCPRNLGSFGSSKTVDIPVPPEWGLAPTSYYVPFFPIIGIP